Part of the Eshraghiella crossota genome is shown below.
CTTTTCTGCCGAATTTGATTAAAGTTTCTTCCGGACATTCAAAGAACCGGAAAGCACTTATGCCTCCGGTCCTGTGTCCTATCCATATTCAGTTGTCTTCCTGCGTGATCCTGCCACGCTGGCTCTTAGAAAAGACCTGAAAGCAACGGCACAAGTGTGGTACCGATAAGGGCTACACCGCCTCCTGCCATAAGCTGTTTTATCCCCAATTAGGTGTAAAATTCTGCTCGATGGCGGGCGGCGGCGTACAAAAATCTATATGGTGTTTTTAAGAGAACCATCCAGGCGGGACAGGTCAGGCAGTGACCTGTTCCACCTCCGGGATGGGTTTGAGATTAAAATGAATTTCGATAGAAATGTGTCTTGTTTTATCTTCGTCAATGCGCTCATGCACGACGATTTCTTTGATTAAGCGGTTAAGGGTGGCTGCATCCAGCTCTGTGATGTTGGCGTATTCCTGAATGGCTTCCACCCATTGTTTTGCATCATTGGCAAGCTGGACTTCATCGGACAGCCGCTTTCTGCCCTCGGACACTTTTGTTTTAAGCT
Proteins encoded:
- a CDS encoding Maff2 family mobile element protein, whose product is MAGGGVALIGTTLVPLLSGLF